Proteins encoded by one window of Arabidopsis thaliana chromosome 2, partial sequence:
- a CDS encoding Tetratricopeptide repeat (TPR)-like superfamily protein (Tetratricopeptide repeat (TPR)-like superfamily protein; INVOLVED IN: biological_process unknown; LOCATED IN: mitochondrion; EXPRESSED IN: 15 plant structures; EXPRESSED DURING: 7 growth stages; CONTAINS InterPro DOMAIN/s: Pentatricopeptide repeat (InterPro:IPR002885); BEST Arabidopsis thaliana protein match is: Tetratricopeptide repeat (TPR)-like superfamily protein (TAIR:AT1G28020.1); Has 11752 Blast hits to 6161 proteins in 167 species: Archae - 2; Bacteria - 8; Metazoa - 34; Fungi - 49; Plants - 11475; Viruses - 0; Other Eukaryotes - 184 (source: NCBI BLink).): MKHLLLLRLVLPKPNYILRRSFLFHSGKTTPSPLDPYDTLQRRVARSGDPSASIIKVLDGWLDQGNLVKTSELHSIIKMLRKFSRFSHALQISDWMSEHRVHEISEGDVAIRLDLIAKVGGLGEAEKFFETIPMERRNYHLYGALLNCYASKKVLHKAEQVFQEMKELGFLKGCLPYNVMLNLYVRTGKYTMVEKLLREMEDETVKPDIFTVNTRLHAYSVVSDVEGMEKFLMRCEADQGLHLDWRTYADTANGYIKAGLTEKALEMLRKSEQMVNAQKRKHAYEVLMSFYGAAGKKEEVYRLWSLYKELDGFYNTGYISVISALLKMDDIEEVEKIMEEWEAGHSLFDIRIPHLLITGYCKKGMMEKAEEVVNILVQKWRVEDTSTWERLALGYKMAGKMEKAVEKWKRAIEVSKPGWRPHQVVLMSCVDYLEGQRDMEGLRKILRLLSERGHISYDQLLYDMNGAGLSWKIVDAMGKGRYVEEREVRI; the protein is encoded by the exons ATgaagcatcttcttcttcttcgtcttgttCTTCCAAAGCCAAATTACATTCTCAGAAGGAGCTTCCTTTTCCACTCCGGCAAGACCACACCATCGCCGTTGGACCCTTACGACACTCTGCAGCGTCGGGTCGCGAGATCCGGAGATCCCTCTGCTTCGATTATCAAAGTGTTGGATGGATGGCTTGATCAAGGGAATCTGGTTAAGACTTCGGAGCTCCATAGCATCATCAAGATGCTTCGAAAGTTCAGCCGTTTCTCTCACGCTCTCCAG ATATCAGATTGGATGAGTGAGCATAGAGTTCATGAGATCTCTGAAGGAGATGTTGCGATTCGGCTTGATTTGATTGCTAAAGTTGGTGGTTTGGGAGAAGCAGAGAAGTTTTTCGAAACTATTCCTATGGAGAGGAGGAACTACCATCTCTACGGTGCTCTCTTGAACTGCTATGCGAGCAAGAAGGTGTTGCACAAAGCTGAGCAAGTGTTTCAGGAGATGAAAGAGCTTGGCTTCCTTAAAGGTTGTCTTCCCTACAATGTGATGCTGAATCTCTATGTCCGGACTGGGAAATACACAATGGTTGAGAAGCTGCTGCGCGAAATGGAGGATGAGACTGTGAAGCCAGACATCTTCACAGTGAACACGCGGTTGCATGCTTATTCGGTTGTATCTGATGTAGAGGGGATGGAGAAGTTTCTTATGCGTTGTGAGGCTGACCAGGGGCTTCATTTGGACTGGCGCACTTACGCCGATACAGCGAATGGCTACATAAAGGCTGGATTAACTGAAAAGGCTCTAGAGATGCTGCGTAAATCAGAGCAGATGGTGAATGCTCAGAAAAGAAAGCATGCCTATGAGGTTCTCATGTCATTCTATGGAGCTGCAGGTAAGAAAGAAGAGGTGTACCGTCTCTGGAGCTTGTACAAGGAGCTGGACGGGTTCTACAACACTGGATACATAAGCGTGATCAGTGCACTCTTGAAGATGGATGACATAGAGGAGGTGGAGAAAATTATGGAAGAGTGGGAAGCTGGACACTCCCTTTTCGATATTCGGATCCCACACTTGTTAATAACGGGTTACTGCAAGAAAGGAATGATGGAGAAGGCAGAGGAAGTAGTAAATATATTGGTCCAGAAGTGGAGAGTGGAGGATACAAGCACATGGGAGCGTTTAGCTCTTGGGTACAAGATGGCGGGTAAAATGGAGAAGGCGGTGGAGAAATGGAAGAGAGCAATAGAGGTGAGCAAGCCAGGGTGGAGACCACACCAGGTTGTGCTGATGAGCTGTGTGGATTATCTGGAGGGTCAAAGAGACATGGAGGGTTTGAGAAAGATTTTGAGACTGTTAAGCGAGCGAGGACACATTTCATACGATCAGCTACTGTACGACATGAACGGTGCTGGACTGAGTTGGAAGATAGTCGATGCAATGGGAAAAGGTCGATACGTTGAGGAAAGAGAAGTACGAATCTAG
- a CDS encoding Tetratricopeptide repeat (TPR)-like superfamily protein (Tetratricopeptide repeat (TPR)-like superfamily protein; CONTAINS InterPro DOMAIN/s: Pentatricopeptide repeat (InterPro:IPR002885); BEST Arabidopsis thaliana protein match is: Tetratricopeptide repeat (TPR)-like superfamily protein (TAIR:AT1G28020.1); Has 35333 Blast hits to 34131 proteins in 2444 species: Archae - 798; Bacteria - 22429; Metazoa - 974; Fungi - 991; Plants - 531; Viruses - 0; Other Eukaryotes - 9610 (source: NCBI BLink).) produces MSEHRVHEISEGDVAIRLDLIAKVGGLGEAEKFFETIPMERRNYHLYGALLNCYASKKVLHKAEQVFQEMKELGFLKGCLPYNVMLNLYVRTGKYTMVEKLLREMEDETVKPDIFTVNTRLHAYSVVSDVEGMEKFLMRCEADQGLHLDWRTYADTANGYIKAGLTEKALEMLRKSEQMVNAQKRKHAYEVLMSFYGAAGKKEEVYRLWSLYKELDGFYNTGYISVISALLKMDDIEEVEKIMEEWEAGHSLFDIRIPHLLITGYCKKGMMEKAEEVVNILVQKWRVEDTSTWERLALGYKMAGKMEKAVEKWKRAIEVSKPGWRPHQVVLMSCVDYLEGQRDMEGLRKILRLLSERGHISYDQLLYDMNGAGLSWKIVDAMGKGRYVEEREVRI; encoded by the coding sequence ATGAGTGAGCATAGAGTTCATGAGATCTCTGAAGGAGATGTTGCGATTCGGCTTGATTTGATTGCTAAAGTTGGTGGTTTGGGAGAAGCAGAGAAGTTTTTCGAAACTATTCCTATGGAGAGGAGGAACTACCATCTCTACGGTGCTCTCTTGAACTGCTATGCGAGCAAGAAGGTGTTGCACAAAGCTGAGCAAGTGTTTCAGGAGATGAAAGAGCTTGGCTTCCTTAAAGGTTGTCTTCCCTACAATGTGATGCTGAATCTCTATGTCCGGACTGGGAAATACACAATGGTTGAGAAGCTGCTGCGCGAAATGGAGGATGAGACTGTGAAGCCAGACATCTTCACAGTGAACACGCGGTTGCATGCTTATTCGGTTGTATCTGATGTAGAGGGGATGGAGAAGTTTCTTATGCGTTGTGAGGCTGACCAGGGGCTTCATTTGGACTGGCGCACTTACGCCGATACAGCGAATGGCTACATAAAGGCTGGATTAACTGAAAAGGCTCTAGAGATGCTGCGTAAATCAGAGCAGATGGTGAATGCTCAGAAAAGAAAGCATGCCTATGAGGTTCTCATGTCATTCTATGGAGCTGCAGGTAAGAAAGAAGAGGTGTACCGTCTCTGGAGCTTGTACAAGGAGCTGGACGGGTTCTACAACACTGGATACATAAGCGTGATCAGTGCACTCTTGAAGATGGATGACATAGAGGAGGTGGAGAAAATTATGGAAGAGTGGGAAGCTGGACACTCCCTTTTCGATATTCGGATCCCACACTTGTTAATAACGGGTTACTGCAAGAAAGGAATGATGGAGAAGGCAGAGGAAGTAGTAAATATATTGGTCCAGAAGTGGAGAGTGGAGGATACAAGCACATGGGAGCGTTTAGCTCTTGGGTACAAGATGGCGGGTAAAATGGAGAAGGCGGTGGAGAAATGGAAGAGAGCAATAGAGGTGAGCAAGCCAGGGTGGAGACCACACCAGGTTGTGCTGATGAGCTGTGTGGATTATCTGGAGGGTCAAAGAGACATGGAGGGTTTGAGAAAGATTTTGAGACTGTTAAGCGAGCGAGGACACATTTCATACGATCAGCTACTGTACGACATGAACGGTGCTGGACTGAGTTGGAAGATAGTCGATGCAATGGGAAAAGGTCGATACGTTGAGGAAAGAGAAGTACGAATCTAG
- a CDS encoding Pentatricopeptide repeat (PPR) superfamily protein (Pentatricopeptide repeat (PPR) superfamily protein; BEST Arabidopsis thaliana protein match is: Tetratricopeptide repeat (TPR)-like superfamily protein (TAIR:AT2G20710.1); Has 205 Blast hits to 205 proteins in 11 species: Archae - 0; Bacteria - 0; Metazoa - 0; Fungi - 0; Plants - 204; Viruses - 0; Other Eukaryotes - 1 (source: NCBI BLink).): MLCLYHQAEDHDMVVKLLGEMDEKKMQPQGLCFVKLLTSYSMASVVDVQGVEKFLSKWEVMIQDKWTTFYFPGLVYIRAGFMEKGLALLRRSETFVDDGCREIIYGCLMTVYCNENLTEDVYRLWNLAKDYGISFDSSRCSDIVKAFTKKGDLDGVMEEWNECPNLDLMDFGLQHRCVKEEAEKVVDMLGKKESKWESLAHKVNTLVEDEDAKEEERRKRVAEAMEGRLHDRWNPKNSMALSAFACVQYVEGRRDMESTADILRLLNKREQVSHAMDKNRLSLKMVEAMRGGGYVGGDD, translated from the coding sequence ATGCTCTGTCTCTACCATCAGGCTGAAGATCACGACATGGTGGTGAAGCTTCTTGGCGAGATGGACGAGAAAAAGATGCAACCCCAAGGACTATGCTTTGTCAAGCTCTTGACTTCTTACTCTATGGCATCTGTTGTAGATGTACAAGGTGTGGAGAAGTTTTTGAGCAAGTGGGAGGTGATGATTCAGGACAAATGGACCACATTCTACTTTCCAGGATTGGTCTACATACGAGCAGGATTTATGGAAAAGGGTTTAGCTTTGCTTCGTAGGTCAGAGACATTTGTTGATGACGGCTGTAGAGAAATCATATATGGATGTCTCATGACTGTTTATTGTAACGAGAATCTAACAGAGGATGTTTACCGTCTCTGGAACTTGGCTAAGGACTATGGGATATCCTTTGACAGTTCCAGATGTTCTGATATCGTCAAGGCGTTTACGAAGAAGGGTGATCTCGATGGGGTTATGGAAGAGTGGAATGAGTGTCCCAATCTTGATCTGATGGACTTTGGTCTCCAACATAGATGCGTGAAGGAGGAGGCTGAGAAGGTTGTTGATATGCTTGGGAAGAAGGAGAGCAAATGGGAGAGTTTGGCTCACAAGGTTAATACTTTGGTGGAGGATGAAGATGCtaaagaagaggagaggaggaagagagtgGCAGAGGCCATGGAAGGGAGGCTGCATGACCGCTGGAACCCAAAGAACAGCATGGCTCTCTCCGCTTTTGCCTGCGTGCAATATGTGGAGGGTCGGAGAGACATGGAGAGTACAGCCGACATTCTGAGACTTCTGAATAAGCGAGAGCAAGTGTCGCATGCAATGGACAAAAACCGATTGAGCCTGAAGATGGTGGAGGCAATGAGAGGAGGAGGATACGTTGGTGGAGATGATTAA
- a CDS encoding CAAX amino terminal protease family protein (CAAX amino terminal protease family protein; FUNCTIONS IN: molecular_function unknown; INVOLVED IN: proteolysis; LOCATED IN: chloroplast, membrane; EXPRESSED IN: 22 plant structures; EXPRESSED DURING: 13 growth stages; CONTAINS InterPro DOMAIN/s: Abortive infection protein (InterPro:IPR003675); BEST Arabidopsis thaliana protein match is: CAAX amino terminal protease family protein (TAIR:AT1G14270.1); Has 2599 Blast hits to 2599 proteins in 824 species: Archae - 26; Bacteria - 2240; Metazoa - 0; Fungi - 0; Plants - 133; Viruses - 0; Other Eukaryotes - 200 (source: NCBI BLink).), with protein sequence MILGRWVSFSCGNTPVTNCSERRRHTEFRRLSSASTCRPSLICSCLKSKSSQETTQIEQLGNGEGFSVLASEIPWEDDNIWSTFALYMFSLHIPLSFGGLSIVANILHRQVLDPQTQVLSLVVLQMVELAGTVLLLRTTAKPQCKSINFLKGNNETREGRNWVVGSALGLGCLVGFIFVTSLVADQLFGPKAVHESELEKIMVSGEVARSGCFALYCVVAPILEEIVYRRFLLTSLASRMEWWKALVISSGVFAAGHFSGEDFVQLFGIGCGLGLCYSWSGNLASSVLVHSLYNALTLLFS encoded by the exons ATGATTCTAGGCCGATGGGTTTCCTTCAGTTGCGGAAACACGCCGGTGACTAATTGTTCCGAACGACGACGACATACGGAGTTTCGTCGTCTCTCCTCTGCTAGTACTTGTCGACCTTCTCTCATATGCTCTTGTCTCAAAAGCAAATCCTCCCAAGAAACTACTCAG ATTGAACAGTTGGGGAATGGAGAAGGGTTCTCAGTTTTGGCATCAGAGATTCCATGGGAGGATGATAACATATGGAGCACATTTGCTCTTTACATGTTCTCTCTGCATATTCCTCTCAGTTTTGGGGGTTTATCCATTGTTGCCAACATACTCCACCGGCAGGTTCTTGATCCTCAGACCCAA GTGCTATCACTTGTGGTTCTCCAAATGGTAGAACTTGCAGGGACAGTCTTGCTGCTGAGGACCACAGCGAAGCCTCAGTGCAAATCAATCAACTTTCTAAAGGGTAATAACGAAACAAGGGAAGGAAGAAACTGGGTGGTTGGCTCAGCATTGGGTTTGGGATGTCTTGTGGGCTTTATCTTCGTCACGTCGCTTGTAGCTGATCAACTCTTTGGCCCTAAG GCTGTACATGAATCAGAATTGGAGAAGATAATGGTGAGCGGGGAAGTGGCGAGAAGCGGATGTTTTGCTCTCTACTGCGTAGTAGCTCCCATCCTTGAGGAGATAGTGTACAGACGCTTTCTCCTGACCTCCTTAGCGTCGAGAATGGAATGGTGGAAGGCACTAGTGATCAGCTCAGGAGTATTTGCTGCAGGTCACTTCTCAGGTGAGGATTTTGTGCAGCTGTTTGGGATAGGTTGCGGTCTCGGGTTATGTTACAGCTGGTCAGGGAACTTAGCCTCATCAGTGCTCGTCCACTCCTTGTACAATGCATTGacacttctcttctcttaG
- a CDS encoding Tetraspanin family protein (Tetraspanin family protein; FUNCTIONS IN: molecular_function unknown; INVOLVED IN: biological_process unknown; LOCATED IN: endomembrane system, integral to membrane; EXPRESSED IN: 23 plant structures; EXPRESSED DURING: 15 growth stages; CONTAINS InterPro DOMAIN/s: Tetraspanin (InterPro:IPR018499); BEST Arabidopsis thaliana protein match is: Tetraspanin family protein (TAIR:AT2G20230.1); Has 160 Blast hits to 160 proteins in 17 species: Archae - 0; Bacteria - 0; Metazoa - 0; Fungi - 0; Plants - 159; Viruses - 0; Other Eukaryotes - 1 (source: NCBI BLink).) — MVRIVRSCLQSMLKLVNSLIGMVGIAMILYAVWLIRQWQEQMGNLPFADSDHPVPWFIYSFLGLGAILCVVTCAGHIAAETVNGCCLYLYMGFIVLLTMVEGGVVADIFLNRDWKKDFPEDPSGAFHQFSKFIESNFKICKWIGLSIVCVQGLSVLIAMLLKALGPHPHRHYDSDDEYNVSTVALLQDARQPPPYVVGEPMYGAKPGAWTVRLMKGQTGER, encoded by the exons ATGGTGAGGATCGTGAGAAGTTGTTTACAGTCCATGTTAAAGCTCGTGAATTCTCTAATTGGGATGGTTGGGATTGCTATGATTCTCTACGCTGTTTGGCTGATTAGGCAATGGCAAGAACAAATGGGAAATCTTCCTTTTGCTGATTCTGATCACCCTGTTCCGTG GTTCATTTATTCATTTCTTGGTCTCGGGGCCATTCTCTGTGTTGTCACTTGTGCCGGGCACATAGCTGCTGAAACCGTGAATGGATGTTGCCTTTACTTG TATATGGGATTCATAGTCTTGCTAACTATGGTTGAAGGCGGTGTAGTTGCCGATATCTTTCTAAACCGTGACTGGAAAAAG GACTTTCCAGAGGATCCAAGTGGTGCTTTCCACCAGTTCTCTAAGTTCATCGAGTCAAACTTCAAGATTTGCAAGTGGATAGGTCTCTCTATTGTCTGTGTCCAG GGTCTATCAGTTTTAATAGCCATGTTGCTCAAAGCTCTTGGACCTCACCCTCACCGACATTATGATAGTGACGATGAATACAATGTAAGCACAGTTGCACTCCTGCAGGATGCTCGTCAGCCGCCTCCATACGTTGTTGGAGAACCCATGTATGGAGCCAAACCGGGAGCTTGGACAGTTAGATTAATGAAAGGGCAAACCGGTGAGAggtga
- a CDS encoding Tetraspanin family protein (Tetraspanin family protein; FUNCTIONS IN: molecular_function unknown; INVOLVED IN: biological_process unknown; LOCATED IN: endomembrane system, integral to membrane; EXPRESSED IN: 23 plant structures; EXPRESSED DURING: 15 growth stages; CONTAINS InterPro DOMAIN/s: Tetraspanin (InterPro:IPR018499); BEST Arabidopsis thaliana protein match is: Tetraspanin family protein (TAIR:AT2G20230.1); Has 35333 Blast hits to 34131 proteins in 2444 species: Archae - 798; Bacteria - 22429; Metazoa - 974; Fungi - 991; Plants - 531; Viruses - 0; Other Eukaryotes - 9610 (source: NCBI BLink).): MGNLPFADSDHPVPWFIYSFLGLGAILCVVTCAGHIAAETVNGCCLYLYMGFIVLLTMVEGGVVADIFLNRDWKKDFPEDPSGAFHQFSKFIESNFKICKWIGLSIVCVQGLSVLIAMLLKALGPHPHRHYDSDDEYNVSTVALLQDARQPPPYVVGEPMYGAKPGAWTVRLMKGQTGER; the protein is encoded by the exons ATGGGAAATCTTCCTTTTGCTGATTCTGATCACCCTGTTCCGTG GTTCATTTATTCATTTCTTGGTCTCGGGGCCATTCTCTGTGTTGTCACTTGTGCCGGGCACATAGCTGCTGAAACCGTGAATGGATGTTGCCTTTACTTG TATATGGGATTCATAGTCTTGCTAACTATGGTTGAAGGCGGTGTAGTTGCCGATATCTTTCTAAACCGTGACTGGAAAAAG GACTTTCCAGAGGATCCAAGTGGTGCTTTCCACCAGTTCTCTAAGTTCATCGAGTCAAACTTCAAGATTTGCAAGTGGATAGGTCTCTCTATTGTCTGTGTCCAG GGTCTATCAGTTTTAATAGCCATGTTGCTCAAAGCTCTTGGACCTCACCCTCACCGACATTATGATAGTGACGATGAATACAATGTAAGCACAGTTGCACTCCTGCAGGATGCTCGTCAGCCGCCTCCATACGTTGTTGGAGAACCCATGTATGGAGCCAAACCGGGAGCTTGGACAGTTAGATTAATGAAAGGGCAAACCGGTGAGAggtga
- a CDS encoding Tetraspanin family protein (Tetraspanin family protein; BEST Arabidopsis thaliana protein match is: Tetraspanin family protein (TAIR:AT2G20230.1); Has 35333 Blast hits to 34131 proteins in 2444 species: Archae - 798; Bacteria - 22429; Metazoa - 974; Fungi - 991; Plants - 531; Viruses - 0; Other Eukaryotes - 9610 (source: NCBI BLink).), whose product MGFIVLLTMVEGGVVADIFLNRDWKKDFPEDPSGAFHQFSKFIESNFKICKWIGLSIVCVQGLSVLIAMLLKALGPHPHRHYDSDDEYNVSTVALLQDARQPPPYVVGEPMYGAKPGAWTVRLMKGQTGER is encoded by the exons ATGGGATTCATAGTCTTGCTAACTATGGTTGAAGGCGGTGTAGTTGCCGATATCTTTCTAAACCGTGACTGGAAAAAG GACTTTCCAGAGGATCCAAGTGGTGCTTTCCACCAGTTCTCTAAGTTCATCGAGTCAAACTTCAAGATTTGCAAGTGGATAGGTCTCTCTATTGTCTGTGTCCAG GGTCTATCAGTTTTAATAGCCATGTTGCTCAAAGCTCTTGGACCTCACCCTCACCGACATTATGATAGTGACGATGAATACAATGTAAGCACAGTTGCACTCCTGCAGGATGCTCGTCAGCCGCCTCCATACGTTGTTGGAGAACCCATGTATGGAGCCAAACCGGGAGCTTGGACAGTTAGATTAATGAAAGGGCAAACCGGTGAGAggtga
- the EXPB1 gene encoding expansin B1 — MQLFPVILPTLCVFLHLLISGSGSTPPLTHSNQQVAATRWLPATATWYGSAEGDGSSGGACGYGSLVDVKPFKARVGAVSPILFKGGEGCGACYKVRCLDKTICSKRAVTIIATDQSPSGPSAKAKHTHFDLSGAAFGHMAIPGHNGVIRNRGLLNILYRRTACKYRGKNIAFHVNAGSTDYWLSLLIEYEDGEGDIGSMHIRQVIFLISLSHIFFKMYT; from the exons ATGCAGCTCTTTCCGGTCATCCTACCGACACTATGCGTCTTCCTCCACCTTCTAATAAGTGGCTCTGGCTCTACTCCACCGTTGACTCACTCCAATCAACAAGTGGCAGCCACTCGTTGGCTTCCCGCCACCGCAACCTGGTACGGAAGTGCCGAGGGAGACGGCAGCAGCG GAGGAGCTTGTGGTTACGGATCGTTGGTGGACGTGAAGCCGTTTAAGGCTAGAGTCGGAGCGGTGAGTCCGATTCTGTTCAAAGGTGGTGAAGGCTGCGGTGCATGCTACAAGGTCAGGTGTCTCGACAAGACCATTTGCTCTAAGAGAGCAGTCACCATTATTGCCACCGACCAGTCACCGTCAGGACCATCTGCTAAAGCAAAACACACTCATTTCGACCTCAGTGGCGCCGCCTTTGGACATATGGCTATTCCCGGCCATAACGGTGTCATCCGCAACCGTGGCCTATTAAACATCCTCTACCGCCG AACGGCATGCAAATACAGAGGGAAGAACATAGCGTTTCATGTGAACGCAGGATCAACTGATTATTGGTTATCGCTTCTCATTGAGTATGAAGACGGTGAAGGAGACATTGGCTCTATGCACATTCGTCAAGTAATATTTCTCATTAGTCTCTCccacattttctttaaaatgtaTACTTAA
- the EXPB1 gene encoding expansin B1 (expansin B1 (EXPB1); INVOLVED IN: plant-type cell wall organization, unidimensional cell growth, plant-type cell wall loosening; LOCATED IN: endomembrane system, extracellular region; EXPRESSED IN: 15 plant structures; EXPRESSED DURING: 10 growth stages; CONTAINS InterPro DOMAIN/s: Barwin-related endoglucanase (InterPro:IPR009009), Pollen allergen, N-terminal (InterPro:IPR014734), Rare lipoprotein A (InterPro:IPR005132), Major pollen allergen Lol pI (InterPro:IPR005795), Expansin/Lol pI (InterPro:IPR007118), Expansin 45, endoglucanase-like (InterPro:IPR007112), Pollen allergen/expansin, C-terminal (InterPro:IPR007117); BEST Arabidopsis thaliana protein match is: expansin B3 (TAIR:AT4G28250.1); Has 2076 Blast hits to 2069 proteins in 143 species: Archae - 0; Bacteria - 15; Metazoa - 0; Fungi - 9; Plants - 2024; Viruses - 0; Other Eukaryotes - 28 (source: NCBI BLink).): MQLFPVILPTLCVFLHLLISGSGSTPPLTHSNQQVAATRWLPATATWYGSAEGDGSSGGACGYGSLVDVKPFKARVGAVSPILFKGGEGCGACYKVRCLDKTICSKRAVTIIATDQSPSGPSAKAKHTHFDLSGAAFGHMAIPGHNGVIRNRGLLNILYRRTACKYRGKNIAFHVNAGSTDYWLSLLIEYEDGEGDIGSMHIRQAGSKEWISMKHIWGANWCIVEGPLKGPFSVKLTTLSNNKTLSATDVIPSNWVPKATYTSRLNFSPVL, translated from the exons ATGCAGCTCTTTCCGGTCATCCTACCGACACTATGCGTCTTCCTCCACCTTCTAATAAGTGGCTCTGGCTCTACTCCACCGTTGACTCACTCCAATCAACAAGTGGCAGCCACTCGTTGGCTTCCCGCCACCGCAACCTGGTACGGAAGTGCCGAGGGAGACGGCAGCAGCG GAGGAGCTTGTGGTTACGGATCGTTGGTGGACGTGAAGCCGTTTAAGGCTAGAGTCGGAGCGGTGAGTCCGATTCTGTTCAAAGGTGGTGAAGGCTGCGGTGCATGCTACAAGGTCAGGTGTCTCGACAAGACCATTTGCTCTAAGAGAGCAGTCACCATTATTGCCACCGACCAGTCACCGTCAGGACCATCTGCTAAAGCAAAACACACTCATTTCGACCTCAGTGGCGCCGCCTTTGGACATATGGCTATTCCCGGCCATAACGGTGTCATCCGCAACCGTGGCCTATTAAACATCCTCTACCGCCG AACGGCATGCAAATACAGAGGGAAGAACATAGCGTTTCATGTGAACGCAGGATCAACTGATTATTGGTTATCGCTTCTCATTGAGTATGAAGACGGTGAAGGAGACATTGGCTCTATGCACATTCGTCAA GCGGGATCTAAGGAGTGGATATCGATGAAGCACATATGGGGAGCGAACTGGTGCATCGTCGAAGGACCACTCAAGGGACCATTCTCCGTGAAGCTCACAACTTTGTCCAACAATAAGACACTCTCCGCCACCGACGTCATCCCCAGTAACTGGGTTCCCAAAGCTACTTACACCTCTCGCCTCAACTTCTCCCCTGTTCTCTAA